One stretch of Akkermansia sp. RCC_12PD DNA includes these proteins:
- a CDS encoding autotransporter-associated beta strand repeat-containing protein, with amino-acid sequence MDVNVTGAPPSTSDQGGISVTGDSNVTVGLGPYAGSIFVGSGSTLSTSFGTQIKNSEAEGHANVYVEGTLNLTTPSGNLNLDNGPGAGNHYWHIGLNGLVNLANTSTVTKNGKTWNVEVVVANSMEDTSLTNRTLTTDMVLTRKFMTAGADLGSSLDNLLIWKQTGEDAYEALTQVDSVDQLGAGDFLLVSTGSGMSVQYKGAGYAAETLIWNSESGIWSDKGTGWYKEGDGGKTDTSFLNGDSVIFNADEGNKTVTVAGAIDVKSMTFEDGTVYSLLLENSASLAAESVILGNNAELTLGSDASRFSSFSSEVSGSEGASLSVWLTASSNGNNTVSLGAASGLENVYINGTLAANLSGAASSTSMGNAVLHMNNGSTFLIRSGAGNTVAPASRMVVEGDMTFELGDGLTTASAFTTNIVGGDSVAASNNLIFKGHTGNVTVTGNIDYAGRIGFNEASGGYGPSVTFKDNTIRVGSIKNDYCTSIMNFNNSQVTATGVYMGSRWDGSQIVLNQGTEMSTGQLRLGDRNGDPSMSECVVVVNRGATLNVTGTSNGHATSRSLLLAHWAAGSGRINLQGGTLNSFGATMFLAWAGTETQSKGTFSATSGTANLLGMDFWGESGGVFKGQFLLGTATTGDARVNFGTSGITNFAGSSVIQLGEGTLGALGNWSLSYNTDYTEAFVNLVGSVNGTIIDTQDANDGTTDRTITFQNGLTGSGKLVKTGAGTLVLNGTAKAPVPADGDTAAIPGFTGTVELREGSLTVKDSSVIGQGTLLIGGGLSVAVTSENGYSLDAGSTLGTTNIAGGTATLGAVLTLNGGVLSFDSLSTDTAALTVNSVNGNSATDVQVALSSLTTNTNYALLHGTGLEDKSFTLSGAAAELYKGSFEVIDNTLYVSFTDKEGLLRWKSGNWSTSEADLSWDLDGTPSSYTDGQTVYFSNGDGVNKNVTIVGDVAPGKINIVGTDFVFTGDGSITGETTLNLLDGASLTLNNTNSYSGDTVLYDGSKLTVVGNALGSSTVFLRGNSVLEITTGTWNGLGTRLSADSTGTLKLSGNVTGTTTDALSKVTYEIGSGTRLTLSAGTYGNTITGAGSLWSASGTTVLKGKVDIGGEYRLIGVKNTASSWTLDSNASLTAGSFIGRYEFNGTTTLNINAGAVMNITGTLQAARDGKSIMNIAQDAMVLAQTLDLGQNWDGSEKGATINLNGGSLMLGAGGIVATGNSNTIALNMNSGTLGTTAAEGWSTTQNMTLGGKLTVDTRQYDAGTKSYNDQPGTTITLGGVLSGTGSLVKNGSGTLTLSAQNTYTGQTTVNGGTLAFTNTNAMTLGSISMGAGARMTTASALTLNSGATLIFDMTGVVANGPIINIQAGALALTDANCTLTINNYGELEASDYVLAQWAAAGSLTTDSFTWTPDITREGFEYSVVVENNQLVLKVVDVSGDNGFVWDGGTDRKWINTSIGGWTTKLTGVNTLDDQEIYFSAAEAGEVRVSGTVTPKSVVFNGGSYKLISDPDNAGYIADSVAPTTLTVNGSANVTLNLANTYTGGTVLNGGILTIGADGALGTVGDITFNGGTLAYADSTAGKDVTEYDISSRVKVGDGGALNVSVLGADDTVTWAGLTAGVMNTTATTLTKTGAGTLALAYADASLAHLTVQKGTLAFTSGATLGVNPNNATIIQVDEGATLALAGGTVNLHAQLNGAGTIMIGTADSAGQGSVTNTGNSNFTGRLELLGNGENMNTNDNRVAFNTGGSLGAGTVFIDGKGFHFSAGTTAANMEIGAQHGTVQDGSSGGNYTFSGAISGSGSWGLAQNVKLTNILIGPLKDFRGTLSTNATNNTGGYQNWNFGNGGACATGTGNAIFGDGAVLDGNAGSTDTSLAARYTVNYNNAELLLNATVRGNASLTQAGTGTLILDKINTAAGDLGITNAAGVVQLGTAGQAAQWSGTTLSGAGTLKIVNGNLTSAMTRTEGSTAGIVVDSAAVINLGETNGDLLTGITLASGGKLAGVSGDITVGEGATGSLNLTLGTANVGEGAAGAAMIDQGNGNLIINDSARVNLDVDAIVNTLIAHKGAGTESWLTLTTGTLQCDDLANIQFSAILSNYGIRVKDTNGGSLVLSGQVSGLYMVDDTATSDPDTVTHYGTLGMYSGVVVGQNKTLTVQLAGAPGAEDGNGAVINNLLGGTGSTLKVENTNADGGNAVVILNNERLETGLPAPDDYAGADTTMGGNIVGENGVTFVKQNTGNLKVNGSFVTDTLRVEGGTLTLDGTGNDFDHVVLAGTGSASSLVVGKNAVMGDLTDEGEGGTLSLGSGATVTINGASSLDNSTIEGNGALVLNDKLTLSGTAGLRGGNVVELAKNDTASGTLDIGSTTGNAVSGLGGEGTLKSNGGDLSVNSGDTGSGHVFSGTLEGKGTLSITGKAGQVLNNVVTASGSNWALNNSGRLDIRMGGTVDDPKANTALTLSSLTLGSGSTTNLTFNTDYAGPIINVTGNISISQGADIVLSSTGKNELVLGADGSYTLMQGAGDIDLDGSDKLAITLDSSAAFKKFESGAYLTIDGGNLVLVATASKDNKYARVAHSFNSRAGAELLWNLPGGIPGDSLLKQVDDAIGSLTASNPGEAARAMAAVAGSTVNALGTAQRDALREQMGWIRNRTNQMGVNPAYINEDLPYFHMWMEGTGSYAQLDTRGDESGYKLTTWGGTFGVDVDLSDSFTMGAAFTANYGDLTASAADTADGHLDSYYANLFGRYQSKRWAHTLILTGGWNDAKLNRTVDYGAGSYRTQGNTNGWGMGAMYELTYDIYLNENRSSILQPLFNASVVTTRMDGYRETGAGNAGLSVDKQEWTTGTLALGGRWMGLVGSNIFGREALAELRINAAQDLGDDRGETSVGFLANPGYTQQVRGAKVGRTALQIGAGLSVPVGTQGTVFVNGNADIRNGASSVNGSIGYRYDF; translated from the coding sequence GTGGATGTTAACGTTACGGGCGCACCCCCCTCTACTTCCGACCAGGGGGGAATCTCCGTTACGGGTGACAGCAATGTAACGGTGGGCTTGGGGCCGTACGCGGGAAGCATTTTTGTGGGAAGCGGTTCAACCCTTTCCACATCATTTGGAACCCAGATCAAGAATAGTGAAGCGGAGGGCCATGCCAATGTGTATGTGGAAGGTACATTGAACCTGACGACACCGAGCGGCAACCTTAATCTTGATAATGGTCCCGGTGCGGGCAACCATTACTGGCACATCGGCCTCAACGGCCTCGTCAATCTGGCAAATACGTCCACGGTTACTAAAAACGGAAAAACGTGGAATGTGGAAGTGGTGGTTGCAAACAGCATGGAAGATACGTCCCTGACCAACCGCACGCTGACCACGGACATGGTGCTGACCCGCAAATTCATGACGGCTGGAGCCGACCTGGGAAGCTCTCTGGACAATCTGCTCATCTGGAAGCAAACCGGAGAAGATGCCTATGAAGCGTTGACGCAGGTTGATTCCGTAGATCAGCTGGGGGCAGGCGACTTTCTGCTTGTGTCCACTGGTTCCGGAATGTCCGTGCAGTACAAGGGGGCGGGCTACGCTGCAGAGACCCTCATATGGAATTCCGAGTCCGGCATTTGGAGTGACAAGGGAACGGGCTGGTACAAGGAAGGGGATGGCGGAAAAACGGATACCTCCTTCCTGAACGGGGATTCTGTCATTTTCAATGCTGATGAAGGCAATAAAACGGTGACTGTTGCCGGAGCCATTGACGTCAAATCCATGACATTTGAAGATGGGACCGTTTATTCCCTGCTTTTGGAAAATTCGGCTTCCCTGGCAGCGGAATCCGTCATCCTGGGCAACAATGCCGAGCTCACCTTGGGAAGTGATGCCAGCCGCTTTTCTTCTTTCTCTTCAGAGGTTAGCGGTTCGGAAGGGGCTTCCCTCAGCGTGTGGCTTACAGCATCCTCAAATGGAAACAATACTGTCTCTCTGGGGGCTGCTTCCGGTCTTGAAAATGTTTATATCAATGGAACGCTTGCCGCCAACCTGTCGGGAGCCGCCTCCTCCACCAGCATGGGAAATGCCGTCCTGCATATGAACAATGGCAGTACCTTCCTGATCCGCAGCGGGGCGGGCAATACCGTTGCTCCGGCTTCCAGAATGGTGGTGGAAGGGGACATGACTTTTGAACTGGGGGATGGACTTACCACCGCTTCCGCATTCACCACGAACATCGTGGGCGGGGATTCCGTTGCGGCTTCCAACAATCTTATATTCAAAGGGCACACCGGGAATGTAACGGTCACGGGGAATATTGACTATGCGGGAAGAATTGGTTTTAACGAGGCTTCCGGAGGATATGGCCCGTCTGTAACATTCAAAGACAATACCATACGGGTGGGATCCATCAAGAATGACTATTGCACGAGCATCATGAATTTCAACAATAGTCAGGTGACGGCAACAGGTGTTTACATGGGCAGCCGCTGGGATGGTTCCCAAATTGTTTTGAATCAAGGTACGGAGATGTCCACCGGCCAATTGCGCCTGGGGGACAGGAACGGGGACCCCTCTATGTCCGAGTGCGTTGTCGTAGTAAATCGGGGGGCTACACTGAATGTAACGGGAACATCTAATGGCCATGCTACTTCCCGCAGTCTTCTTCTTGCCCATTGGGCGGCAGGGAGCGGCAGAATTAATTTGCAGGGGGGGACTCTGAATTCTTTTGGTGCTACGATGTTCCTGGCCTGGGCTGGTACTGAAACCCAGTCGAAAGGAACGTTTAGTGCCACTTCCGGAACGGCCAATCTGCTGGGAATGGATTTCTGGGGAGAAAGCGGCGGAGTATTTAAGGGGCAATTCCTTCTGGGTACTGCGACAACCGGGGACGCCCGTGTGAACTTCGGGACATCCGGTATTACCAATTTTGCCGGTTCCTCTGTCATTCAGTTAGGGGAAGGTACGCTGGGTGCCCTGGGTAATTGGTCGCTCTCTTACAATACTGATTATACGGAAGCGTTTGTCAACTTGGTTGGTTCGGTGAATGGTACCATTATTGACACGCAGGATGCCAATGACGGAACCACGGACCGTACGATTACATTCCAGAATGGACTGACCGGCAGTGGAAAACTCGTAAAAACAGGAGCCGGCACCCTCGTTCTCAATGGCACCGCCAAGGCTCCGGTTCCCGCAGACGGGGACACGGCTGCCATTCCCGGCTTCACCGGAACGGTGGAACTGCGGGAAGGCAGCCTGACCGTAAAAGATTCCAGCGTCATCGGGCAGGGAACCCTGCTCATCGGGGGAGGGCTTTCTGTTGCTGTAACTTCCGAGAATGGATATTCCCTGGATGCCGGTTCTACGCTGGGCACGACCAACATTGCGGGGGGTACGGCTACGTTGGGTGCGGTCCTGACACTGAACGGAGGCGTCTTGAGTTTTGATTCCCTGAGCACGGATACGGCTGCCTTGACGGTTAATTCCGTAAACGGCAATTCGGCTACGGATGTGCAGGTGGCTTTGTCTTCTCTCACTACCAATACAAATTATGCCCTGCTGCATGGCACGGGGCTGGAGGACAAATCCTTCACACTTTCCGGAGCGGCGGCTGAATTGTACAAAGGTTCGTTTGAGGTGATCGACAATACCTTGTATGTTTCCTTTACGGACAAGGAGGGCCTCCTGCGCTGGAAGAGCGGTAACTGGAGTACCTCTGAAGCGGACCTTTCCTGGGATCTTGACGGAACTCCATCCTCTTATACGGATGGTCAGACGGTTTACTTCTCCAACGGGGACGGCGTAAACAAAAATGTAACGATTGTCGGTGACGTGGCGCCGGGCAAAATCAATATTGTGGGAACGGACTTCGTCTTCACCGGGGATGGTTCCATTACCGGGGAAACGACGCTGAACCTTCTGGACGGCGCGTCCCTGACCCTCAACAATACCAACTCCTACAGCGGAGACACGGTCCTTTATGACGGCAGCAAGCTTACTGTCGTCGGGAACGCCCTGGGCTCCAGTACGGTGTTTTTGCGGGGTAACTCCGTGTTGGAAATAACCACAGGCACCTGGAACGGATTGGGTACGCGCCTTAGCGCCGACTCAACCGGTACCTTGAAACTGTCGGGGAACGTCACCGGAACGACGACGGATGCCTTGAGCAAGGTAACTTATGAGATTGGTTCCGGTACGCGGCTGACGCTTTCGGCGGGTACGTATGGCAACACGATCACCGGTGCCGGCAGCTTGTGGTCCGCCTCCGGAACCACGGTATTGAAGGGGAAAGTTGACATTGGCGGAGAATACAGGTTGATAGGGGTGAAGAACACGGCCTCCAGCTGGACGCTGGATTCCAATGCCTCCCTGACGGCGGGCAGCTTCATCGGCCGTTATGAATTCAACGGCACGACGACGCTTAATATTAATGCGGGCGCCGTCATGAACATTACTGGCACCTTGCAAGCGGCCCGCGACGGCAAGTCCATCATGAATATTGCCCAGGACGCCATGGTTCTGGCCCAGACCCTGGATTTGGGCCAGAACTGGGACGGCAGCGAAAAGGGGGCCACCATTAATTTGAATGGGGGAAGTCTGATGCTGGGGGCCGGAGGAATAGTGGCGACTGGGAATTCAAATACGATCGCCTTGAACATGAACTCGGGAACGCTGGGCACAACGGCGGCGGAAGGCTGGTCCACGACCCAGAACATGACTCTTGGCGGTAAATTGACGGTTGATACGCGTCAATATGATGCGGGGACCAAATCGTATAACGACCAGCCCGGTACCACCATTACGCTTGGCGGTGTTCTCTCGGGAACAGGCAGCCTTGTCAAAAACGGCTCCGGCACCCTGACCCTGTCCGCACAGAATACCTACACGGGCCAGACCACGGTGAACGGCGGCACGCTGGCGTTCACCAACACGAACGCCATGACGCTGGGCAGCATCTCCATGGGCGCGGGCGCCAGGATGACCACGGCCTCCGCCCTGACGCTGAACAGCGGCGCTACGCTGATCTTTGACATGACTGGAGTCGTAGCAAACGGCCCGATCATCAATATCCAGGCAGGGGCCCTGGCTCTGACGGATGCCAACTGCACGCTGACCATCAACAACTATGGTGAACTGGAAGCATCCGACTACGTCCTGGCCCAGTGGGCTGCGGCGGGCAGCCTGACCACGGATTCCTTCACCTGGACGCCGGACATCACCCGGGAAGGCTTTGAATACTCCGTCGTGGTGGAAAACAACCAGCTCGTGCTGAAAGTCGTGGACGTCAGCGGAGACAATGGTTTTGTCTGGGACGGCGGAACGGACCGCAAGTGGATCAACACCAGCATCGGCGGCTGGACTACGAAGCTGACGGGAGTGAATACGCTGGACGACCAGGAAATCTATTTTTCCGCTGCGGAAGCGGGTGAAGTGAGGGTCTCCGGTACCGTGACTCCCAAGAGCGTCGTCTTCAACGGCGGCTCTTACAAGCTGATCAGTGATCCTGACAACGCGGGTTATATTGCGGACTCCGTTGCCCCCACTACGCTTACCGTGAACGGCTCGGCCAACGTCACCCTGAACCTGGCGAATACCTACACCGGCGGCACAGTGCTCAACGGCGGCATTCTTACCATTGGCGCGGACGGCGCGCTGGGCACGGTGGGGGACATCACGTTCAACGGCGGTACCCTGGCTTATGCGGACTCCACAGCCGGTAAGGACGTGACAGAGTACGACATTTCCAGCCGCGTCAAGGTCGGAGACGGAGGCGCCCTGAACGTTTCCGTGCTGGGTGCGGATGACACCGTCACCTGGGCGGGACTGACGGCTGGCGTCATGAACACAACGGCCACCACTTTGACCAAGACGGGCGCCGGTACGCTGGCCCTGGCCTATGCGGATGCATCCCTGGCCCATCTGACGGTACAGAAAGGTACGCTTGCGTTCACATCCGGAGCCACACTGGGCGTCAATCCCAATAATGCCACCATCATCCAAGTGGATGAAGGAGCCACGCTGGCCCTGGCCGGGGGAACGGTCAACCTGCACGCCCAGCTCAATGGTGCGGGCACCATCATGATAGGAACGGCGGACAGCGCCGGGCAGGGGAGCGTCACCAATACCGGCAATAGCAACTTCACTGGCAGGCTGGAATTGCTTGGCAACGGTGAAAACATGAATACCAACGACAACCGTGTGGCATTCAATACCGGCGGGTCCCTCGGGGCGGGTACGGTTTTCATTGACGGCAAGGGCTTTCATTTCTCAGCGGGAACAACGGCGGCCAACATGGAAATCGGCGCACAGCACGGTACAGTGCAGGATGGTTCCTCAGGGGGCAACTACACCTTCTCGGGGGCTATTTCCGGTTCCGGATCGTGGGGGCTGGCCCAGAACGTCAAGCTTACCAACATTCTTATTGGTCCGCTCAAGGACTTCCGGGGAACCCTGTCCACGAATGCCACGAATAATACCGGCGGCTACCAGAACTGGAACTTCGGCAATGGAGGTGCATGCGCGACGGGGACCGGAAACGCGATCTTCGGGGACGGCGCTGTTCTGGACGGCAATGCGGGGTCCACGGATACATCTCTGGCCGCGCGTTATACGGTCAATTACAACAATGCGGAACTGCTCCTCAACGCCACTGTGCGGGGCAACGCCAGCCTGACGCAGGCCGGAACGGGTACGTTGATTTTGGACAAGATCAACACTGCCGCGGGCGACCTTGGCATTACGAATGCCGCGGGTGTCGTGCAGTTGGGCACGGCCGGCCAGGCGGCCCAGTGGTCCGGGACGACGCTCTCCGGTGCGGGTACGCTGAAAATAGTCAACGGAAACCTGACTTCTGCGATGACCCGTACGGAAGGTTCCACGGCAGGTATCGTCGTGGATTCGGCGGCCGTCATTAACCTGGGCGAAACAAACGGAGACCTGCTCACCGGCATCACCCTGGCCTCCGGCGGCAAACTGGCCGGCGTTTCCGGAGACATCACTGTTGGAGAGGGGGCCACCGGCAGCCTGAACCTGACGCTTGGGACAGCCAACGTTGGAGAAGGAGCCGCCGGAGCGGCGATGATTGACCAGGGTAACGGTAATTTGATCATCAACGACTCAGCACGCGTGAACCTGGACGTGGACGCGATCGTGAACACTCTTATAGCGCATAAGGGCGCAGGAACGGAAAGCTGGCTGACGCTGACGACGGGAACGCTTCAGTGCGACGACCTGGCAAACATCCAGTTCAGTGCGATTCTGTCCAACTACGGTATCCGTGTAAAGGATACGAACGGAGGAAGCCTGGTACTGAGCGGTCAGGTCAGCGGACTGTACATGGTGGATGACACCGCTACGTCTGATCCTGATACGGTAACGCACTACGGCACGCTGGGCATGTACTCCGGAGTAGTGGTTGGTCAGAACAAGACGCTGACCGTACAGCTCGCCGGTGCCCCTGGCGCCGAAGACGGGAACGGGGCGGTCATCAACAACCTGCTTGGCGGTACGGGAAGCACGCTGAAAGTGGAAAACACGAATGCGGACGGCGGCAACGCCGTCGTCATTCTGAACAATGAACGCCTGGAAACGGGGCTGCCCGCACCGGACGACTACGCCGGGGCGGACACGACCATGGGCGGCAACATCGTCGGAGAAAACGGAGTCACCTTCGTGAAGCAGAATACGGGCAACCTGAAGGTCAATGGTTCCTTTGTGACGGATACCTTGCGCGTTGAAGGAGGCACGCTGACGCTTGACGGCACGGGCAATGACTTTGATCATGTAGTGCTTGCGGGAACGGGTTCCGCTTCTTCCCTGGTTGTCGGCAAGAATGCCGTGATGGGTGACCTGACGGACGAGGGAGAAGGCGGAACGCTGTCTCTCGGTTCTGGTGCAACTGTAACCATTAATGGTGCAAGTTCCCTTGACAACAGCACGATTGAGGGAAATGGAGCACTCGTTCTCAATGACAAGCTCACGCTTTCCGGCACAGCCGGTCTCCGCGGCGGCAACGTGGTGGAACTGGCGAAAAACGATACGGCTTCCGGAACTCTTGACATAGGCTCCACTACGGGCAATGCCGTCTCCGGCCTTGGCGGAGAAGGGACCCTGAAGAGCAATGGCGGGGATCTTTCCGTCAACAGCGGTGATACCGGCTCCGGCCATGTCTTCAGCGGAACGCTGGAAGGAAAAGGAACGCTCTCCATCACGGGCAAGGCCGGTCAGGTCCTGAACAATGTGGTGACGGCATCCGGCAGCAATTGGGCCCTGAACAACAGTGGACGCCTGGATATCCGGATGGGCGGCACGGTAGATGACCCGAAGGCCAACACGGCGCTCACTCTGAGCAGTCTGACGCTTGGCAGCGGTTCCACGACCAACCTCACGTTCAACACGGACTATGCCGGCCCCATCATCAATGTAACGGGGAACATCAGCATCAGCCAGGGCGCGGACATCGTACTCAGCTCCACGGGCAAGAATGAACTCGTGCTGGGTGCGGACGGGAGCTACACGCTCATGCAGGGCGCGGGAGACATTGACCTCGACGGGAGCGACAAGCTCGCGATCACGCTGGACTCTTCCGCGGCATTCAAGAAATTTGAAAGCGGCGCGTACCTGACCATTGACGGAGGAAATCTGGTCCTGGTGGCCACGGCTTCCAAGGATAACAAATATGCCCGTGTTGCACACTCCTTTAACTCGAGGGCCGGGGCGGAACTGCTCTGGAACTTGCCCGGAGGCATTCCCGGAGACTCCCTGCTCAAGCAGGTGGACGACGCCATCGGTTCTCTGACGGCATCCAATCCGGGAGAGGCGGCACGCGCCATGGCTGCCGTGGCGGGTTCTACGGTCAACGCCCTGGGTACCGCCCAGCGCGACGCGCTGAGAGAACAAATGGGATGGATACGCAACCGCACCAACCAGATGGGCGTCAACCCCGCCTACATCAACGAAGACCTCCCCTACTTCCACATGTGGATGGAAGGCACGGGCTCCTACGCCCAGCTGGACACCAGGGGTGATGAAAGCGGCTACAAGCTCACCACCTGGGGGGGCACCTTCGGGGTGGACGTGGACCTCAGCGACTCCTTCACGATGGGGGCGGCCTTCACGGCCAACTACGGCGACCTGACGGCCAGCGCGGCGGACACGGCCGACGGCCACCTGGACAGCTACTACGCCAACCTCTTCGGCCGCTACCAAAGCAAGCGCTGGGCCCACACGCTCATCCTGACGGGCGGGTGGAACGATGCCAAACTCAACCGGACGGTGGACTACGGAGCGGGCAGCTACAGGACGCAAGGCAACACCAACGGCTGGGGAATGGGAGCGATGTATGAACTCACCTACGACATCTACCTCAACGAAAACAGGAGCAGCATCCTGCAGCCCCTCTTCAACGCCTCGGTGGTCACCACGCGCATGGACGGCTACCGTGAAACGGGAGCGGGCAACGCGGGCCTGAGCGTGGACAAGCAGGAATGGACGACGGGGACACTTGCCTTGGGGGGCCGGTGGATGGGTCTTGTAGGCAGCAACATCTTCGGGAGGGAAGCGCTGGCGGAACTGCGTATCAACGCGGCCCAGGACCTGGGAGACGACCGGGGAGAAACGTCGGTGGGCTTCCTTGCCAACCCCGGCTACACGCAGCAAGTGCGTGGAGCCAAGGTAGGTCGGACGGCGTTGCAGATAGGAGCGGGCCTGAGCGTGCCGGTGGGGACGCAGGGGACGGTCTTTGTCAACGGCAACGCGGACATCCGCAACGGAGCCAGCTCGGTAAACGGAAGCATCGGCTACCGCTACGACTTCTAA